A region of Bdellovibrionales bacterium DNA encodes the following proteins:
- a CDS encoding aminotransferase class V-fold PLP-dependent enzyme translates to MSSYKFNRRESLKALALAAGSFTLSACTHGNLQSSNASSEPDIQNDWGAVRDLFNLDRKKLHFASFVLTSHPTPVRREIERLQKQFDSDPMASKEHFSVFIERMHNSAATYLKTDFKNIAFTDSTTMGLGLLYNGIKLSPGQEILVSDHDFYSTIESLRLRANNTGALVRKYELYKSIKQVSEDEILTNIRKNIKPKTRVLATTWVQSDTGLKIPVKGIGEIVADVNRNRDSKNRLLYCIDGVHGFGVEEMTPTEMGCDFFAAGTHKAIFGPRGTGILWAKDAKWPSPDIEATIPSFFGTNYFGQAMSPGGMHTFDYRWVVYEAFDLHLKIGKNRIEKRIHSLATQMKQGLLKIPHVDLMTPLDERLSAGLIGFEIAGMTPENVVQALAKENIVSSVNSRLKTTARLFPSLLTCEADVETVLKVIQNKIKA, encoded by the coding sequence ATGAGCTCATATAAATTTAATCGAAGAGAATCTTTAAAGGCTTTGGCATTAGCGGCAGGGTCTTTCACTCTCTCAGCATGCACGCATGGTAACTTGCAATCTTCAAATGCAAGCTCAGAACCTGACATACAGAATGATTGGGGTGCTGTCAGAGATCTTTTTAATCTCGATCGAAAAAAACTTCACTTTGCAAGCTTCGTACTGACGTCTCACCCTACGCCCGTCAGAAGGGAAATCGAGCGTCTTCAGAAGCAATTCGATTCGGACCCCATGGCCAGCAAGGAACATTTTAGTGTTTTCATTGAAAGAATGCACAATTCCGCTGCAACCTATCTAAAGACTGATTTTAAAAATATCGCCTTTACAGACAGCACAACAATGGGTCTAGGTTTATTATACAACGGAATTAAACTCTCTCCAGGCCAAGAGATCTTGGTGTCTGACCATGATTTCTATTCGACCATAGAAAGTCTAAGGTTGAGAGCCAATAACACTGGCGCATTGGTCCGTAAATACGAGCTCTACAAATCGATAAAGCAGGTTTCTGAAGACGAAATACTTACTAATATTCGCAAAAATATAAAGCCGAAAACTCGCGTTTTGGCGACCACTTGGGTTCAATCAGATACCGGGTTAAAAATTCCAGTGAAAGGAATTGGTGAAATTGTTGCTGATGTGAATCGGAATCGTGACTCTAAAAATCGCTTGCTCTATTGTATCGATGGAGTTCACGGATTTGGAGTTGAGGAAATGACTCCAACCGAAATGGGTTGTGATTTTTTTGCGGCGGGGACTCATAAGGCAATATTTGGCCCCCGTGGCACCGGCATATTATGGGCTAAGGATGCCAAATGGCCAAGCCCAGACATTGAGGCAACAATCCCTTCTTTTTTTGGCACAAACTATTTTGGCCAAGCTATGTCCCCTGGCGGAATGCACACTTTTGATTATCGTTGGGTCGTCTACGAAGCCTTTGATCTACATTTAAAAATTGGCAAAAATAGAATCGAAAAAAGAATCCACTCTCTAGCCACCCAGATGAAGCAGGGTCTGCTTAAAATTCCCCATGTTGACCTTATGACTCCTTTGGACGAACGTCTTTCTGCTGGTCTTATTGGATTTGAGATTGCTGGCATGACTCCAGAGAATGTAGTGCAGGCCCTTGCCAAGGAAAATATCGTCTCCAGCGTGAATTCTCGACTGAAAACAACGGCTCGTTTATTTCCCAGTCTTCTCACTTGTGAGGCAGATGTAGAGACTGTTTTAAAAGTGATTCAAAACAAAATTAAGGCATAA
- a CDS encoding 3-deoxy-7-phosphoheptulonate synthase class II, whose product MNQALWTPRSWRDKKVSQVPVYPDPGKLAEVEASLAVYPPLVFAGEARCLKERLAEVGQGDAILLQGGDCAESFNEFRANTIRDTFRVLLQMAVILTYVRKKPVIKVGRLAGQFAKPRSSDVEIRDGVRLPCYRGDIINGSDFDPIARTPDPVRMERAYVQAAATLNLLRAFSHGGYADLKQVHAWNLDFVKKNTAQSSLYEDIASRLDEALAFMKACGITNENTPQIHQVEFYTSHEALLLPYEQALTRRDSTTARPEQDYEGDWYDCSAHLLWLGDRTREPDGAHVEFLRGVNNPIAVKCGPSITTDELSRLMDILNPRNEMGRLTLISRMGFEKIDVFLPKLIQHVQKEGRQVVWCCDPMHGNTITAKNGYKTRAFGAIISEVKKFFKVHESFGTVAGGVHFELTGRDVVECIGGDQAILEEHLAEGLYETLCDPRLNASQALELAFQISK is encoded by the coding sequence ATGAACCAGGCTTTATGGACTCCGAGAAGTTGGCGTGACAAAAAGGTATCCCAGGTGCCTGTGTACCCCGATCCTGGAAAGTTGGCAGAAGTGGAAGCCAGCTTGGCTGTTTACCCGCCGCTGGTGTTTGCCGGCGAGGCTCGTTGTCTCAAAGAGCGTTTGGCCGAGGTTGGTCAAGGTGATGCAATTTTACTTCAAGGTGGCGATTGTGCGGAAAGCTTCAATGAATTTCGTGCGAATACCATTCGTGATACGTTTCGCGTGCTTTTACAGATGGCGGTGATTTTGACTTATGTCAGGAAAAAGCCGGTCATCAAAGTGGGACGGCTGGCTGGGCAGTTTGCTAAGCCTCGCAGTAGCGATGTAGAGATTCGAGATGGAGTGAGGCTCCCGTGTTACAGAGGAGATATCATCAACGGCAGTGATTTTGACCCGATCGCACGAACTCCAGATCCGGTGCGGATGGAGCGGGCTTATGTGCAGGCTGCCGCCACATTAAATCTTCTGCGCGCATTTTCCCATGGGGGCTATGCCGACCTGAAACAAGTCCATGCTTGGAATCTTGATTTTGTGAAAAAAAACACGGCCCAGAGCAGCCTTTACGAGGACATTGCCAGTCGTCTCGACGAGGCTCTGGCTTTTATGAAAGCCTGTGGTATTACCAACGAAAATACTCCACAGATTCATCAGGTCGAGTTTTACACCTCCCATGAGGCGTTGTTGCTGCCTTATGAGCAGGCCTTAACTCGGCGGGATAGCACCACAGCGAGGCCCGAGCAGGATTACGAAGGCGACTGGTATGATTGTTCAGCGCACCTGCTTTGGCTTGGTGATCGCACCAGAGAGCCAGACGGAGCTCACGTTGAATTCTTACGTGGTGTGAACAACCCGATTGCGGTGAAGTGCGGGCCCTCAATTACAACCGACGAGCTGTCACGTCTGATGGATATTCTCAATCCGCGCAATGAAATGGGACGCTTGACCCTTATTTCGCGGATGGGTTTTGAAAAAATCGATGTGTTTTTGCCAAAACTGATTCAGCATGTTCAGAAAGAGGGCCGCCAGGTTGTTTGGTGTTGCGATCCCATGCACGGCAATACAATTACGGCAAAGAATGGTTACAAAACGCGGGCTTTCGGCGCGATCATTTCTGAAGTCAAAAAATTCTTCAAGGTTCATGAATCCTTTGGCACCGTGGCTGGAGGAGTGCACTTTGAGTTAACCGGCAGAGACGTTGTGGAGTGCATTGGCGGAGATCAGGCCATTTTGGAAGAGCACCTCGCTGAGGGGCTTTACGAAACGCTCTGCGATCCACGACTTAACGCAAGTCAGGCGCTGGAGCTGGCTTTTCAAATCAGCAAATAG
- a CDS encoding chorismate mutase — MSEARKRRKNLKTSKASKDSFDRRLQLLRRDIDKADRQILVALRRRFGIVAKVGQLKRQGRRSIVQNQREVEVLHNRSQLGAKMGLRKSFIRGIFEMILAEATFQQKKAPSVQKSGRRVVKVKGQ; from the coding sequence ATGAGTGAGGCTCGTAAAAGGAGAAAAAATCTTAAAACCTCTAAGGCTTCAAAGGATTCGTTTGATCGACGGCTGCAGCTTTTGCGGAGGGACATAGACAAGGCTGATCGGCAAATTTTGGTAGCTTTGCGGCGGAGATTCGGGATCGTAGCAAAAGTCGGTCAATTGAAAAGGCAGGGTCGTCGCAGCATTGTCCAGAATCAGCGGGAGGTCGAGGTCTTGCATAACCGCTCTCAGCTTGGGGCAAAAATGGGTCTTCGAAAAAGTTTTATTCGTGGAATTTTTGAAATGATATTGGCGGAGGCTACTTTTCAGCAGAAAAAGGCGCCCTCGGTACAAAAATCAGGTCGTAGGGTAGTGAAAGTGAAAGGTCAGTAA
- a CDS encoding prephenate dehydrogenase, with amino-acid sequence MNLTVIGLGLIGGSLALDLRAKGLARSVVGVDVNLEHCRLALNRGIVDRIAPLKEALSGAELVVLAVPVDKIISLLPEVLDQISAETTVSDMGSTKKAICEIVAGHAKRAQYVAAHPMAGTEHSGPGAALRGLFANRSAVICEAEQSAASHLRRVDEMFEVLQMKTVYMAADEHDLHTAFISHLSHAISFVLANTVLNKENSVSTIFDLASGGFESTSRLAKSSSAMWLPIFEQNREHVLAALEAYMENLRIFQQSLLNKSFDETKALMENANGIRRVLQNIRQASRGTAP; translated from the coding sequence ATGAACCTTACCGTGATTGGTTTGGGATTAATTGGAGGATCGCTGGCGCTGGATCTTAGGGCAAAAGGCTTAGCGAGAAGTGTTGTTGGCGTTGACGTGAATCTTGAACATTGCCGATTGGCACTGAACCGCGGGATCGTTGACAGAATTGCGCCCCTCAAGGAAGCCCTGAGTGGTGCAGAATTGGTGGTGTTGGCGGTTCCGGTTGATAAGATCATTTCACTTTTGCCAGAAGTCTTGGACCAGATAAGTGCTGAAACCACTGTCTCTGACATGGGCTCGACCAAGAAGGCGATTTGCGAAATTGTGGCGGGGCATGCAAAAAGAGCTCAGTATGTAGCGGCTCACCCCATGGCCGGGACAGAGCATTCTGGGCCTGGGGCTGCGCTCCGTGGGTTGTTTGCGAATCGTTCTGCCGTTATTTGTGAAGCGGAGCAATCGGCAGCATCCCATTTGCGTCGAGTTGATGAGATGTTCGAAGTATTGCAGATGAAGACGGTCTATATGGCGGCGGATGAGCATGATTTGCACACGGCATTTATCTCTCACCTATCCCACGCGATTTCATTTGTTTTGGCAAACACGGTGCTCAATAAGGAAAATAGCGTCAGCACTATTTTTGATCTGGCTAGCGGAGGATTTGAATCCACATCACGCTTGGCAAAAAGCTCGTCGGCGATGTGGCTGCCGATTTTTGAACAGAACCGCGAACACGTGCTTGCCGCGCTGGAGGCTTATATGGAAAATTTGAGAATATTTCAGCAATCACTTCTGAATAAGAGCTTTGATGAAACAAAGGCTTTGATGGAAAATGCAAATGGCATACGCCGAGTTTTACAGAATATTCGGCAGGCCAGTCGTGGTACGGCACCATGA
- a CDS encoding prephenate dehydratase translates to MKNEKNPKIGIQGIRAAFHDAAAREYFTNRSIELVECSSFRRLAEALRGSETDFNVMAIENSLAGSILPNYQLLEKFRSQIVGEVYLRIELNLMALPGQTIEDVLVVQSHPMALLQCEDFLANYPHLQVLEGPDTAESARRIAVDQLLGNAAIAGKGAAEVYGLEILKAGIETNKLNYTRFLILANNKEDLRDWGLPVVTPDKASLRFEIAHESGSLLKVLKIFETHNLNMTKLQSVPVLGRPYEYSFHVDLEWLNMGDYQLALNELKAKTINLIQFGDYKRSERPWL, encoded by the coding sequence GTGAAAAATGAAAAAAACCCCAAGATAGGGATCCAGGGCATTCGCGCCGCCTTTCACGATGCGGCGGCTCGCGAGTATTTCACCAATCGTTCCATCGAATTAGTTGAATGTTCATCATTTAGGCGCTTGGCCGAGGCTCTGCGGGGGAGCGAAACCGATTTTAACGTGATGGCAATAGAGAATTCCCTGGCTGGAAGCATTTTGCCGAACTATCAATTGCTTGAAAAGTTTCGATCGCAAATTGTCGGTGAGGTTTACTTGCGCATTGAACTGAATTTAATGGCATTGCCAGGTCAGACAATCGAAGATGTATTGGTTGTCCAGTCGCATCCCATGGCTCTTCTGCAGTGCGAGGATTTTCTTGCTAACTATCCTCATTTGCAGGTCTTAGAAGGACCAGATACCGCGGAAAGTGCCAGGCGAATTGCCGTCGATCAGCTGCTCGGAAACGCGGCGATCGCCGGTAAAGGCGCGGCTGAAGTTTACGGCTTGGAGATCTTAAAAGCGGGAATTGAAACGAATAAACTGAATTACACCCGCTTTTTGATCCTAGCCAATAATAAAGAGGATTTGCGTGACTGGGGTCTACCAGTCGTTACACCTGATAAGGCTTCTCTTCGCTTTGAGATCGCACACGAGTCCGGTAGTCTCCTAAAAGTGTTAAAAATTTTTGAAACGCACAATCTGAATATGACAAAGCTGCAGTCGGTTCCCGTATTGGGCAGGCCTTATGAATACTCCTTTCATGTGGATCTTGAGTGGCTGAATATGGGTGATTATCAGTTGGCTTTGAATGAGCTAAAAGCCAAGACCATTAATTTAATTCAATTTGGCGATTACAAACGAAGTGAGAGACCTTGGCTATGA
- the aroC gene encoding chorismate synthase: MRGNTFGQIFRIMTFGESHGPMMGVVIDGCPAGLKIDHGFIQAQLDRRRPGQSHLTTQRKESDQARIVSGVLNDVSLGTPLAALIPNEDSRAQDYDHVANAYRPSHADYTYDAKFGLRDHRGGGRSSARETAARVFAGAVAQLLLRQHNIEVAAYVSQVGEVCLDKTYLNLDLSRRDENPVRCPDSATAERMIRAIEDVRKEGDTLGGVVTGLVRGCPAGLGEPIFDRLNADLAKAMLSINAAKGFEIGSGFAGVTQKGSEHNDPFEVVNGQIRTRTNNSGGIQGGISNGMDIYFRVGFKPVATIMKKQTSIDKSGQSLELAGRGRHDPCVVPRAVVIVEAMAALTVVDHLLRQRSARI; encoded by the coding sequence ATGCGCGGTAATACATTTGGCCAAATTTTTCGTATCATGACCTTTGGCGAATCCCATGGTCCGATGATGGGTGTGGTGATTGACGGATGCCCAGCTGGATTGAAAATCGACCACGGTTTTATTCAGGCGCAGCTCGATCGTCGTCGACCCGGGCAGTCGCATTTGACCACTCAACGCAAAGAAAGTGATCAGGCGAGAATTGTTTCTGGCGTTCTCAATGATGTCAGTCTTGGCACACCCTTGGCGGCATTGATTCCCAATGAGGACAGTCGCGCACAGGATTATGACCATGTTGCCAATGCATATCGTCCATCGCATGCTGATTATACTTACGATGCCAAATTTGGTTTGCGTGACCACCGTGGTGGAGGCCGTTCTAGCGCTCGGGAGACGGCAGCCCGGGTTTTTGCTGGAGCCGTGGCGCAGCTGCTTTTGCGCCAGCATAACATCGAAGTGGCGGCCTATGTTTCACAGGTGGGAGAGGTGTGTTTGGACAAAACCTACTTGAATTTGGATCTGTCGCGAAGGGATGAAAATCCTGTACGTTGTCCAGATTCAGCTACGGCCGAGAGAATGATTCGTGCTATAGAGGATGTCCGCAAAGAAGGAGATACCTTGGGAGGAGTCGTTACCGGTCTTGTGCGTGGCTGCCCAGCTGGATTGGGCGAGCCAATTTTTGATCGTTTGAATGCCGATTTAGCTAAGGCGATGTTGAGTATCAATGCAGCGAAGGGATTTGAAATTGGCTCTGGCTTTGCTGGCGTAACTCAGAAGGGCTCAGAACATAACGATCCGTTTGAGGTCGTCAACGGTCAGATTCGGACACGCACCAACAACTCTGGAGGAATTCAGGGTGGAATTTCGAACGGTATGGATATTTATTTTCGTGTCGGGTTTAAGCCCGTAGCGACAATTATGAAAAAGCAAACCAGCATCGACAAGAGCGGTCAAAGCCTTGAGTTGGCCGGGCGCGGCCGACATGATCCTTGTGTGGTTCCGCGGGCGGTAGTTATTGTTGAAGCCATGGCCGCTTTGACTGTGGTGGATCACTTGTTGCGACAGAGGTCTGCGAGAATATGA
- the aroQ gene encoding type II 3-dehydroquinate dehydratase produces MLKKVEEKKVEKNIVIIHGPNLNLLGQREPHIYGHMTLAELNKGLRADARKSRYKLRVFQSNHEGKLIDFIHAQRKWADSIVINPGAFTHYSYAIRDALAAVDLPAYEVHLTDIHRREKFRRISVIRDVCVKQISGFGVNSYAKAIQHFLSRSRAPRSRLSRRPE; encoded by the coding sequence ATGCTGAAGAAAGTTGAGGAGAAGAAAGTTGAGAAGAATATTGTTATTATTCATGGCCCGAATCTCAACTTGTTGGGTCAACGTGAGCCGCACATTTACGGTCACATGACCCTTGCTGAATTGAATAAAGGATTAAGAGCGGACGCTCGAAAAAGTCGGTATAAATTGCGGGTGTTTCAATCTAATCATGAAGGAAAACTGATTGATTTTATCCACGCGCAACGCAAGTGGGCTGATTCAATTGTGATCAATCCCGGCGCCTTCACCCATTATTCCTATGCGATCCGAGACGCCTTGGCAGCTGTGGATTTGCCAGCCTATGAGGTTCACTTGACCGACATACACAGAAGAGAAAAATTTCGCAGAATTTCGGTTATTCGTGATGTGTGTGTGAAGCAGATTTCTGGATTTGGCGTAAACTCCTATGCAAAGGCGATCCAACATTTTCTGTCTCGCTCAAGAGCGCCTCGATCAAGATTGTCTCGTAGGCCAGAGTGA
- the aroB gene encoding 3-dehydroquinate synthase gives MKLKSNDKKESRMQVKLGARSYCVFVGPGVTSRLGQVLLQLQSPTGCIRSKRGILLADERLAHPAKKVLAVLRKSGWKMDVIKLAAGESLKDFSSILPIYGDFLKFGIDRSSTVFVLGGGTLGDAGGFLASTYLRGVSWVGIPTTLLAQVDSSIGGKTGVNHSLGKNLIGTFHQPALVVCDTNFLKTLSLREIISGLGEVIKYALIYDKELFVYLNKHWRAALNLDAKVLSKLVHESLSWKAKVVAADEWDRKGRREVLNFGHTFGHALEAVTDYEIFQHGEAVIWGMRFAICLSEIKGHLSLNQAKTITAFLNMIEVPALPKHIGFDQLTQAMAKDKKKHEGRIRFVLLKRLGRAVLDVTVTRNDLEKAYRKLLVGGHHAEES, from the coding sequence GTGAAGCTGAAATCCAATGATAAAAAGGAATCCCGAATGCAAGTTAAACTCGGGGCGCGTTCTTACTGTGTGTTCGTTGGCCCAGGAGTTACGAGTCGGCTGGGTCAAGTGCTTCTTCAGTTGCAGAGTCCAACTGGTTGTATCCGGTCGAAACGAGGGATATTGCTCGCTGATGAGAGACTAGCGCATCCAGCGAAAAAGGTGTTGGCGGTTTTGAGGAAATCAGGCTGGAAGATGGACGTAATTAAACTGGCGGCCGGTGAATCCTTAAAGGACTTTTCGAGCATTTTGCCGATTTATGGCGATTTTCTCAAATTTGGGATTGATCGTTCTTCCACGGTTTTTGTACTGGGTGGAGGAACTCTTGGTGATGCTGGAGGATTCCTCGCTTCCACTTACCTGCGCGGAGTGAGTTGGGTGGGGATTCCCACGACTCTTCTGGCGCAGGTTGACAGTTCCATTGGCGGTAAGACAGGCGTCAATCATTCTCTAGGGAAAAATTTGATTGGAACATTTCATCAACCTGCACTTGTTGTTTGTGACACAAATTTTCTGAAAACATTGTCCCTTCGCGAGATTATTTCTGGCCTCGGTGAAGTTATCAAGTATGCGCTCATCTATGACAAAGAGCTTTTTGTCTATCTGAACAAGCATTGGCGAGCGGCTTTGAATTTGGATGCCAAAGTACTAAGCAAACTGGTTCATGAATCTCTATCTTGGAAAGCTAAGGTTGTAGCTGCCGACGAATGGGATCGCAAGGGTCGGCGCGAGGTTTTAAACTTTGGGCACACATTTGGACACGCGCTCGAAGCTGTGACAGATTATGAAATATTTCAACACGGGGAAGCAGTTATCTGGGGTATGCGTTTTGCTATTTGCTTGTCAGAAATAAAGGGTCACTTATCACTGAACCAGGCAAAAACCATAACGGCTTTTCTAAATATGATCGAGGTGCCGGCTCTGCCGAAGCACATTGGATTTGACCAGCTGACACAGGCGATGGCCAAAGACAAAAAAAAGCACGAGGGCCGGATTCGTTTTGTCTTGCTCAAAAGACTGGGGCGAGCCGTTTTAGACGTGACGGTGACTCGCAATGATCTTGAGAAGGCTTACAGAAAACTGTTAGTGGGAGGCCATCATGCTGAAGAAAGTTGA
- the aroA gene encoding 3-phosphoshikimate 1-carboxyvinyltransferase produces MGAIYTDTTGELMMDSRVGPVSNFRGSLKLPGDKSISHRGLIFGALSQGRTEVHHILESADVQSTARVLRQLGVPIRKEGHVTIIEGRGPESFINTTQILDCGNSGTTMRLMMGVLSAVEGIRVKMTGDESLIKRPMRRVADPLREMGAQIELTGKDFAPLEVLGRRLHGIDYELKIASAQIKTAIILAGLLADGDTRIWGEIHSRDHTERLLKHFGVHIESNSEEVRVCGGQQFSANILRVPGDPSTAAFWLAAAVLVPRSDLRLSGVSLNPTRTGFIEVLRRMGATIRVALTEENPEPMGEIQACHGPLLGVVVSEHEIPSLIDELPILAVLATQAHGTTKVTGAEELRVKETDRIEAVATNLRAMGAVIETTRDGFIIEGPQKLIGAEINSFHDHRIAMAFSVAALIAEGESLICGSDCVGISYPEFYSTLQDLTK; encoded by the coding sequence ATGGGCGCGATATATACAGATACAACTGGAGAATTGATGATGGACAGTCGCGTGGGCCCGGTAAGTAACTTTCGCGGATCTTTGAAATTGCCGGGAGATAAATCTATCTCCCACCGCGGACTGATTTTTGGCGCGCTTAGCCAGGGTCGAACCGAGGTTCATCATATTTTAGAAAGTGCTGATGTCCAATCAACAGCCCGTGTTCTTCGACAACTTGGAGTGCCCATCCGCAAAGAAGGGCATGTGACTATTATAGAAGGAAGAGGCCCTGAAAGTTTTATAAATACCACGCAAATATTGGATTGCGGGAATTCAGGGACGACCATGCGCCTGATGATGGGTGTTTTGTCCGCCGTAGAAGGTATACGGGTGAAGATGACAGGTGATGAGTCCCTGATAAAACGGCCGATGAGGAGGGTGGCAGATCCATTGAGAGAAATGGGCGCGCAGATCGAACTAACCGGCAAGGATTTCGCTCCTTTGGAAGTTCTGGGTCGTCGTCTTCACGGAATCGACTACGAACTGAAAATCGCCAGCGCCCAAATTAAAACGGCGATTATTTTGGCTGGTTTGTTAGCAGACGGTGATACGCGGATTTGGGGAGAGATTCATAGTCGTGATCACACAGAGAGGCTGTTGAAACATTTCGGAGTGCATATTGAGTCTAACTCCGAGGAGGTGCGGGTGTGTGGTGGTCAACAATTTTCGGCCAATATTTTACGTGTGCCTGGCGATCCCTCCACCGCCGCATTTTGGCTGGCGGCCGCCGTTTTGGTTCCCCGGTCGGATTTGCGGCTGAGCGGTGTCTCACTCAATCCAACACGCACGGGATTTATTGAGGTGTTACGGCGCATGGGTGCGACAATCCGTGTAGCCCTAACGGAGGAAAATCCAGAACCCATGGGCGAGATTCAGGCTTGCCATGGACCGCTGTTAGGTGTTGTGGTGTCGGAACACGAGATCCCATCGCTGATTGATGAATTGCCCATCCTCGCAGTATTGGCCACGCAGGCACACGGAACAACGAAAGTCACGGGCGCTGAAGAATTGCGGGTGAAAGAGACCGATCGGATCGAGGCCGTGGCCACCAATCTTCGGGCTATGGGGGCAGTGATTGAAACAACCCGGGACGGATTTATTATCGAGGGTCCACAGAAGCTAATTGGTGCAGAAATCAATAGCTTTCACGATCACCGGATCGCCATGGCATTCAGCGTGGCGGCATTGATCGCCGAAGGGGAGAGTCTGATCTGCGGATCTGATTGTGTCGGGATTTCTTATCCAGAATTTTATTCTACTTTGCAAGACCTCACAAAATGA
- a CDS encoding transposase: MGGALRYFLNEYEYLTGYLKDGRLEADNGFTERAIRKYAIGRNAWLFSDTPRGGRGQQCHVQLHGNSQNQWGEPLRGHGSNAH; the protein is encoded by the coding sequence ATCGGAGGGGCCCTCCGCTACTTTTTGAATGAGTATGAGTACCTGACAGGCTACCTCAAGGATGGGCGTCTGGAGGCGGACAATGGCTTTACGGAGAGAGCGATCCGCAAGTATGCCATCGGCAGGAATGCGTGGCTGTTTTCCGACACACCCCGCGGGGGCCGAGGCCAGCAGTGTCATGTACAGCTTCACGGTAACAGCCAAAATCAATGGGGTGAACCCCTACGCGGCCATGGTTCGAATGCTCACTGA
- a CDS encoding IS66 family transposase, with amino-acid sequence MQPRELFSKQEELSSENEGLRARARLDEEKIKFLQSEVTWLHEQIRSLKRAQFGRKSESWVSPEQRVLYNEVELEVSKGTPEEDEAQVEVTVPSHKRQRGHRRPIPENLEREVVKIELPENERFSEEGQPLKVIGWEFSEKLKYEPAKVSVIRYERAKYGVDSGDYVKTAPPVPCVIPKGIATPELLAAIITSKYCDGLPLYRIEEIMERQGVDLPRSTMARWVVQVAQALVPVWNVLSDRLITSFYVAVDETQVQVLKENGRKAEDKSWMWVRSTPYGDKKIVLFDYRISRSQEAARQLLDGITGYLQCDGLNAYDVLEKQEGVIRIGCGMHSRRKFESATVDGAKSGRSLGEAGLGYFKKLYDLEEKIGEMPPEERYRLRLEIAEPIWKEMKEWAERHQPKVPVKARSEGPSATF; translated from the coding sequence ATGCAGCCGCGAGAGCTATTTTCAAAACAAGAAGAGTTGTCCTCAGAGAATGAAGGCCTGAGAGCGCGTGCTCGTCTTGATGAAGAGAAGATCAAGTTCCTGCAAAGTGAGGTCACTTGGTTGCATGAGCAGATCCGTTCTCTCAAACGAGCGCAGTTTGGTAGAAAGTCGGAGTCTTGGGTGTCGCCGGAACAGAGGGTTCTCTACAACGAAGTGGAACTTGAAGTCTCCAAAGGGACACCCGAAGAGGATGAGGCGCAGGTCGAGGTCACGGTTCCTTCGCATAAGAGGCAGCGGGGTCATCGTCGTCCAATCCCCGAGAACCTTGAGCGGGAAGTGGTGAAGATCGAGCTTCCAGAAAACGAGCGTTTTTCTGAAGAGGGGCAACCTCTCAAGGTGATTGGCTGGGAGTTCTCGGAGAAGCTCAAGTATGAGCCAGCTAAAGTCAGTGTGATCCGCTATGAGCGGGCCAAGTATGGAGTGGATAGCGGGGACTATGTGAAGACCGCTCCGCCAGTGCCTTGCGTGATCCCTAAGGGGATTGCCACTCCCGAGTTGCTTGCCGCCATTATCACCTCCAAATATTGCGATGGACTTCCGCTGTATCGGATTGAGGAGATCATGGAGCGTCAGGGAGTTGATCTTCCCCGCAGCACGATGGCCCGCTGGGTGGTGCAAGTGGCGCAGGCTCTCGTGCCTGTCTGGAATGTTCTTTCAGACCGGCTGATAACCTCTTTTTATGTGGCCGTGGATGAGACGCAAGTGCAGGTTCTCAAAGAGAATGGCAGGAAGGCCGAAGACAAATCATGGATGTGGGTGAGGAGTACGCCCTACGGGGACAAGAAGATTGTTCTGTTTGATTACCGCATATCCCGGAGCCAGGAAGCGGCCAGGCAGCTTCTGGACGGAATTACAGGATATCTGCAATGTGACGGATTGAATGCCTATGATGTGTTGGAAAAACAAGAGGGCGTGATCCGCATAGGATGTGGGATGCACTCCCGCAGGAAATTTGAATCCGCCACAGTGGATGGGGCTAAGTCCGGCCGAAGCCTTGGAGAGGCAGGACTTGGTTACTTTAAAAAACTGTATGATCTGGAAGAAAAAATCGGCGAGATGCCGCCTGAGGAGCGGTACCGCCTGAGGCTGGAAATAGCTGAGCCCATTTGGAAAGAGATGAAGGAGTGGGCTGAAAGGCATCAGCCAAAGGTTCCAGTAAAAGCAAGATCGGAGGGGCCCTCCGCTACTTTTTGA